The Synergistaceae bacterium genome includes a region encoding these proteins:
- a CDS encoding TRAP transporter substrate-binding protein, which produces MKKFLALLISIALVVSLASCSLADDKSFFLTLAHNLAEDHAVHIAMTEWAEAVNTASDGSITINIIPNGQLGSEADCVSQIQASQLEMTKVSAGTLSNFAAAWNCVSVPYVFRDKDHLYNVMNGEIGRDLYNLTVNDGFIGIAWLESGTRCFYTANKAIRKPEDLKGLKIRTMDSQMAIDMMNAFGGSATVMGYSDIYTGMQQGVIDGAENNITALRDHADVTKFYCYDEHTMIPDVIVISAKVWNEMSDAQKKIMNDTAAEMVKNYRGLWAKFEDDVKAQVGNKVEYVKDVDKAAFQNAVKPLYDALKTADPVTFAFVERIQAAK; this is translated from the coding sequence ATGAAAAAGTTTCTAGCACTATTAATTTCTATCGCGCTCGTTGTTTCTCTTGCGTCCTGTTCACTTGCTGATGACAAAAGTTTTTTCCTCACATTAGCTCACAACTTAGCAGAAGATCACGCAGTTCATATCGCTATGACTGAATGGGCAGAGGCAGTTAATACAGCTTCCGACGGTTCAATCACAATTAATATTATTCCGAACGGACAATTAGGTTCAGAAGCTGACTGCGTTTCACAAATTCAGGCCTCACAACTCGAAATGACAAAAGTTTCAGCAGGGACTCTCTCGAATTTTGCCGCCGCTTGGAATTGCGTATCAGTTCCCTACGTTTTTAGAGATAAGGATCATTTATATAATGTAATGAACGGTGAAATCGGCAGAGATTTATATAATCTGACAGTTAATGACGGTTTTATCGGAATTGCATGGCTTGAGTCCGGTACTCGCTGCTTCTATACCGCAAATAAAGCAATCCGCAAGCCTGAAGATCTCAAGGGACTCAAGATTCGCACAATGGACTCACAAATGGCTATTGACATGATGAACGCTTTCGGTGGAAGTGCAACCGTCATGGGCTACAGCGACATTTACACCGGAATGCAGCAGGGAGTCATTGACGGAGCAGAAAATAATATTACTGCTTTGAGAGATCATGCAGACGTTACTAAATTTTATTGCTACGACGAACATACAATGATTCCTGACGTTATCGTAATTTCCGCTAAAGTTTGGAACGAAATGAGCGATGCCCAGAAAAAAATTATGAACGATACAGCCGCCGAAATGGTAAAAAATTATCGCGGACTCTGGGCAAAATTTGAGGACGACGTTAAAGCACAGGTCGGAAATAAAGTCGAATATGTTAAGGACGTTGACAAAGCAGCTTTCCAAAACGCAGTCAAGCCCCTTTATGACGCACTCAAGACAGCAGACCCGGTAACATTTGCATTTGTAGAAAGAATCCAAGCAGCGAAATAA
- a CDS encoding TRAP transporter small permease subunit encodes MRGFFKAVAFIRPLYDITDKLVMLICKLLLIADIAITSMAVAGRYISWIPDPAWSEQMVLTFMVYMAVLSATLAIRRRAHIRMTAFDKYLPDGLVKFLDLLADVAVFALGIIMLVYGIKVCQSPLARFGRYESIPTLSRVWMYLPIPIAGGSMAIFELEQIFMRLEEIFVPQEKA; translated from the coding sequence ATGCGCGGATTCTTCAAGGCGGTTGCGTTTATAAGGCCGCTCTATGATATTACTGATAAATTAGTTATGCTGATCTGCAAGTTATTATTAATTGCTGATATTGCAATAACTTCAATGGCCGTTGCAGGACGTTATATCTCATGGATTCCCGATCCGGCGTGGAGTGAGCAAATGGTCTTGACATTTATGGTCTATATGGCTGTGTTGTCGGCGACTCTTGCGATTCGTCGTCGCGCTCACATAAGAATGACGGCATTTGATAAATATTTGCCCGACGGACTCGTGAAATTTCTTGATTTATTAGCAGATGTTGCAGTCTTTGCGCTCGGAATTATTATGCTCGTCTATGGCATTAAAGTATGTCAATCGCCGTTAGCAAGATTCGGAAGATATGAGTCAATCCCGACATTAAGCCGCGTTTGGATGTACCTGCCGATACCTATTGCGGGCGGAAGTATGGCGATTTTCGAGCTTGAGCAGATATTTATGAGACTCGAAGAAATTTTTGTGCCTCAGGAAAAAGCGTAA
- a CDS encoding aminotransferase class IV family protein: MYLCYIDGKFVKPEDAKLPISDLIIQRGVGVFEALASRNLKPLMLTPHMNRFINSAKSSGISNLPDVEFMKNVVREGIAKVGHDVRVRTFLTGGDSFDSVKNCFTEPRFFVIFDEANFLTPEDFERGVILEPLPLGRDDPSVKSVDYRITFKLPAGASDVLYCPNGEITEAGHSNFYLVLKDDTIVTAPLSRVLKGTTRDGALELAKEAGIKVEERCPLWSELASEKASEAFITGSIKMVVPVVKVGGITLGDGKPGKITRKIADLYAKNIEKWLE, encoded by the coding sequence ATGTATTTATGCTACATTGACGGAAAATTTGTCAAACCTGAAGACGCAAAGTTACCAATTTCAGATTTAATCATTCAGCGCGGAGTCGGAGTCTTTGAAGCTCTTGCATCGCGTAATCTCAAGCCCTTAATGCTTACTCCTCACATGAATAGATTTATTAACAGTGCAAAGAGTTCCGGAATCTCAAATCTTCCCGACGTTGAATTTATGAAAAATGTAGTCCGTGAAGGAATCGCTAAAGTAGGTCATGACGTTAGAGTCAGAACGTTTTTAACCGGCGGCGACTCTTTCGATTCAGTAAAAAATTGCTTTACGGAACCTCGATTCTTTGTTATATTCGATGAAGCAAATTTTTTGACTCCTGAAGATTTTGAGCGCGGAGTAATTCTCGAACCTTTACCGCTTGGCCGTGATGATCCGTCAGTAAAGAGCGTTGATTACCGCATAACGTTCAAATTGCCAGCCGGAGCAAGCGACGTGTTGTATTGCCCAAACGGTGAAATAACAGAAGCAGGACACAGCAATTTTTATTTAGTCCTGAAAGATGACACGATTGTAACTGCTCCATTATCACGGGTCTTGAAGGGTACAACGAGAGACGGTGCACTCGAACTCGCAAAAGAGGCCGGAATCAAAGTCGAGGAACGCTGCCCGTTATGGTCGGAACTTGCTAGCGAGAAAGCATCAGAAGCATTTATTACCGGCAGCATAAAAATGGTCGTTCCAGTCGTGAAAGTCGGCGGAATAACTTTAGGAGACGGCAAGCCCGGAAAAATTACGCGCAAAATTGCAGATTTATACGCGAAAAATATAGAAAAATGGCTTGAATAA
- a CDS encoding ankyrin repeat domain-containing protein: MRNFLTVLVVLSMSLAAFASPTSFLLDAVMNSDITPQQIQALIKSGANVKYSDKYGNTALIKAASFASPEVIKILIDSGSDVNAVNIIGFTALLNAAETNRNPEVIKILVSAGANVNFKGEKGRTALMIAAEHNNQSAMKILIDSGADIYAEDDDGRTAIYYAKYDAKQIILDAIK; this comes from the coding sequence ATGAGAAATTTTCTAACCGTCTTAGTTGTCTTGAGTATGAGTCTGGCTGCTTTTGCAAGTCCTACAAGTTTTTTGCTGGATGCAGTAATGAACAGCGATATTACTCCGCAACAAATTCAAGCTCTCATAAAGTCCGGTGCAAATGTCAAATATTCTGACAAATACGGGAATACAGCACTGATTAAAGCGGCATCATTTGCAAGTCCGGAAGTAATAAAAATTTTGATTGATTCAGGTTCGGACGTAAACGCAGTAAATATAATAGGCTTCACAGCGTTATTAAATGCAGCAGAAACGAATCGAAATCCTGAAGTAATAAAGATTCTCGTATCTGCCGGAGCAAATGTAAACTTTAAGGGCGAAAAAGGCCGTACAGCTCTTATGATTGCAGCAGAACATAATAATCAGTCAGCAATGAAAATTTTAATCGATTCGGGAGCAGACATTTACGCAGAAGACGACGACGGCAGGACAGCAATTTATTACGCAAAATATGACGCAAAACAAATTATTCTTGACGCTATAAAATAA
- a CDS encoding bifunctional enoyl-CoA hydratase/phosphate acetyltransferase, with translation MEQIRSLSQLIEDATKLCADKGRKRISVAMAEDAGLISAIEDARKMGLVEATLVGNPDKVKECIAEAGASESSYHIIPETNEAKCGIVAVTEVSEGRADIYMKGQLHTDHFLRGMLNKEVGLRVGKNAISHCYFHSIPGFDRIIFIADGAFNMYPDLKMKADIVQNTVNFARSLGVEVPKVACLAAVEMVNPDMPCTLDATALVQMNARGQIKNCVVDGPLALDNAINEEAAKIKHIKSPVAGHADILFVPQIEVGNALAKSISFFAKGSETAGLIIGAKAPVVLTSRADSPRAKLLSIAGAVMLAHHQG, from the coding sequence ATGGAACAGATTCGCTCATTATCGCAGTTAATCGAAGACGCTACGAAATTATGTGCTGATAAAGGCCGTAAAAGAATTTCTGTAGCAATGGCAGAGGACGCAGGATTAATTTCCGCAATCGAGGACGCTCGCAAAATGGGACTCGTTGAGGCTACACTCGTAGGCAACCCCGACAAAGTCAAAGAGTGCATCGCTGAAGCAGGCGCGTCAGAGTCAAGTTATCACATTATCCCCGAAACAAACGAGGCTAAATGCGGTATCGTCGCAGTTACTGAAGTATCAGAAGGCCGAGCAGATATTTATATGAAGGGTCAGCTGCATACGGATCATTTCTTGCGCGGAATGTTAAACAAGGAAGTTGGACTCAGAGTCGGCAAAAACGCTATTTCACATTGTTATTTCCACTCGATTCCCGGTTTCGACAGAATAATTTTCATCGCTGACGGAGCATTTAACATGTATCCGGATCTCAAGATGAAGGCCGATATAGTTCAGAACACCGTAAATTTTGCACGTTCACTCGGCGTTGAAGTCCCGAAAGTCGCATGTCTTGCAGCCGTCGAAATGGTCAATCCCGATATGCCCTGCACTCTTGACGCAACAGCACTTGTACAAATGAACGCACGCGGACAGATTAAAAATTGTGTGGTTGACGGCCCCTTAGCACTTGATAACGCAATTAACGAGGAAGCCGCGAAAATCAAGCACATTAAATCACCCGTCGCAGGCCACGCAGATATTTTATTTGTGCCTCAAATCGAAGTAGGTAACGCTCTAGCAAAGTCAATCAGCTTCTTTGCAAAAGGCAGTGAGACAGCTGGATTAATCATCGGTGCAAAAGCTCCAGTTGTATTAACAAGCCGCGCAGACTCACCGAGAGCAAAATTATTATCAATCGCAGGAGCAGTAATGTTAGCTCATCATCAGGGCTAA
- a CDS encoding TRAP transporter large permease, whose product MSPEDISTLVLLGTFFAMILLRFPIAYAVGLSTVFCLMSQGQALVTLPQQMVKGIWSFSLMAVPFFITMGVLMGTGGISDKLIALANSLVGWMRGGLAMVNIVASYFFGGISGSASADTASLGSILIPMMVDQGYDADFSTAVTITSSCEGLLVPPSHNMVIYATTASGISVGALFMAGYIPGALLAISLMVGSYIISVKKNYPKGKPFSFSFFLKELATSFWALAAVLIVVVGVVGGVFTATESAAIAVVYSLIVSVFIYRGLTWKGVWKALDTCVETLAIVLILIATSAAFGYCLTTLHVPLKAANLIKSVSDNPIIIALMLNAILLILGCIMDMAPIILIATPILLPVAQSIGISAIQFGVMVILNCGIGLLTPPVGSVLFIGSAVAKLPMEKVVKATLPFYLCMLITLLLLTFIPAISLWLPAFFGYAV is encoded by the coding sequence ATGAGTCCTGAAGATATTTCGACATTAGTATTACTGGGAACATTTTTCGCGATGATTTTATTGCGTTTCCCGATAGCTTATGCTGTTGGCCTCTCGACTGTGTTTTGTTTAATGTCGCAGGGTCAGGCACTTGTTACACTTCCTCAGCAAATGGTAAAAGGTATTTGGTCATTCAGCTTAATGGCGGTCCCGTTTTTCATCACAATGGGAGTCTTAATGGGAACAGGGGGAATTTCCGACAAGTTAATTGCGCTTGCAAATTCTCTAGTCGGCTGGATGCGCGGCGGTCTTGCAATGGTCAATATTGTTGCTTCTTACTTTTTCGGCGGTATTTCCGGCTCGGCTTCAGCTGATACGGCTTCGTTAGGTTCGATTTTGATTCCTATGATGGTAGATCAGGGTTACGACGCAGATTTCTCGACAGCAGTTACAATTACGTCATCATGCGAGGGCCTGCTTGTTCCTCCGAGTCATAACATGGTCATTTACGCGACAACTGCAAGCGGAATTTCTGTAGGAGCTTTATTCATGGCCGGTTATATTCCCGGTGCTTTATTAGCAATTTCGTTAATGGTCGGTTCATATATAATTTCCGTGAAGAAAAATTATCCTAAGGGCAAACCGTTCAGCTTTTCATTTTTCCTGAAAGAATTAGCGACATCTTTCTGGGCATTAGCGGCGGTCTTAATAGTTGTCGTCGGAGTTGTCGGCGGAGTCTTTACAGCAACTGAGTCAGCAGCTATTGCAGTCGTATATTCGCTCATCGTATCAGTATTTATTTATCGCGGCTTAACATGGAAAGGCGTATGGAAGGCTTTAGATACATGCGTTGAGACTCTTGCGATAGTGTTAATACTTATTGCAACGTCGGCGGCATTCGGTTACTGCTTGACGACTCTTCACGTGCCGTTGAAGGCTGCAAACTTGATTAAGAGCGTTTCAGACAACCCGATTATAATTGCGTTAATGTTGAATGCGATTTTATTAATTCTCGGCTGTATTATGGATATGGCACCGATTATATTAATTGCCACGCCGATTTTGTTGCCGGTTGCGCAGTCAATAGGAATCAGCGCGATTCAGTTCGGTGTAATGGTAATTCTTAATTGCGGTATCGGATTATTAACGCCTCCGGTCGGGTCGGTCTTGTTCATTGGATCAGCAGTCGCAAAATTACCGATGGAAAAAGTAGTAAAAGCTACTCTCCCGTTCTATCTTTGCATGTTGATAACACTTTTACTGCTTACGTTTATTCCGGCTATAAGTTTATGGCTGCCTGCGTTCTTCGGTTATGCAGTGTAG
- a CDS encoding TRAP transporter small permease — MKTLEKILDSVMRFLMALSMFILVAFGTWQIFSRWVLKNPSTFTDELLRYVLIIAGMIGSAYCFYRDEHLALTLVSDRAKGFFKVVLNLFIEACILFFVIYVFIYGGLKLSSTATNVSSVMRIPMKTLYLIEPLCGVMIVIARVLKYIQAFTQKGGEN, encoded by the coding sequence ATGAAGACACTAGAGAAAATTTTAGATTCCGTTATGCGATTCTTGATGGCATTATCTATGTTCATTCTTGTAGCGTTTGGAACGTGGCAGATTTTCAGCCGTTGGGTATTGAAGAATCCATCAACTTTTACTGATGAGTTACTGCGCTATGTCTTAATTATTGCGGGTATGATCGGTTCGGCTTACTGTTTTTACCGTGATGAGCATTTAGCATTGACTCTCGTTTCTGATCGTGCAAAAGGTTTCTTCAAGGTCGTACTAAATTTATTTATTGAAGCCTGCATATTATTTTTTGTTATTTACGTGTTTATTTACGGAGGACTCAAATTATCAAGCACCGCTACAAATGTTTCATCAGTTATGCGAATCCCTATGAAGACGCTTTATTTGATTGAACCTCTTTGCGGGGTCATGATAGTTATTGCGCGTGTTCTCAAGTATATTCAGGCATTCACACAGAAAGGCGGCGAAAATTAA
- a CDS encoding TRAP transporter substrate-binding protein — translation MKKVLALALVLSCLFAGSAYAKVTLVYAEVNPLDSIVGQTATFFKNKVEELSKGEVIIDIQAGGVLGSEAQVLDGILGGGDTIDMSRISAFALTSYGCQKAMLLSIPYTFVSREHFWKFANSELAAEFLAEPHVIGLPLRGICYGEEGFRHFFFKEKVAGLSDLKGKKIRVSDDPIMTGMVSNLGANPTVVTYTELYSALQTGVTDGAEQPIANYRSNAFSEVAPNLLLDGHTLGAIQIVIADSGWNKLNDQQRAWIMEAGKATQQFNAQLSAGEEAKVLELLRKDGVNVVDVPDKTEWVKACQPTIQANTSSQAELYKQIVDMQ, via the coding sequence ATGAAAAAAGTTTTAGCACTCGCGCTCGTTCTTTCTTGTTTATTTGCAGGATCAGCATATGCAAAAGTTACGCTTGTTTACGCAGAAGTTAATCCGCTTGACTCAATCGTAGGACAGACAGCAACATTTTTCAAGAACAAAGTAGAAGAACTCTCAAAGGGTGAAGTTATTATCGACATTCAGGCCGGCGGTGTTCTCGGTTCAGAAGCTCAGGTCTTAGACGGAATACTTGGCGGCGGCGACACAATCGACATGTCAAGAATTTCAGCGTTCGCCCTTACAAGCTATGGCTGCCAGAAAGCTATGTTATTATCAATCCCCTACACATTTGTAAGCCGTGAACATTTCTGGAAATTTGCAAATAGTGAGTTAGCAGCAGAATTTCTTGCAGAACCTCATGTAATCGGACTCCCGTTAAGAGGCATTTGCTACGGTGAAGAGGGATTCAGACATTTCTTCTTCAAAGAAAAAGTTGCAGGCTTGAGCGATCTTAAGGGCAAAAAGATTCGTGTTTCAGATGACCCGATTATGACCGGAATGGTAAGCAATTTAGGCGCAAATCCTACAGTTGTTACTTACACAGAACTTTACAGCGCATTACAGACCGGCGTTACTGACGGTGCCGAGCAGCCCATCGCAAATTACAGATCTAATGCATTCTCAGAAGTTGCACCGAACTTATTACTTGACGGACACACACTCGGCGCAATTCAGATTGTTATCGCTGACTCAGGCTGGAATAAGTTAAACGACCAGCAGCGCGCTTGGATCATGGAAGCAGGAAAAGCAACCCAGCAGTTTAACGCCCAGTTATCAGCAGGCGAGGAAGCAAAAGTATTAGAACTTCTCCGCAAAGACGGCGTAAATGTTGTTGATGTTCCCGACAAAACAGAGTGGGTCAAAGCCTGCCAGCCTACAATTCAGGCAAATACATCAAGCCAGGCCGAACTTTACAAGCAAATTGTTGATATGCAGTAA
- a CDS encoding ankyrin repeat domain-containing protein, which translates to MKKFTLALTVILVIASCAFADPTSDLFRAVKNENSTPQDVRIPIRRGAELNHRNSNGWTPLDLAVMNPNADVIYTFLKEGDQEIRINMRDEYGNTALMKAAYYNDNPEVVKILIDFGADVNIKNDIGQTALDFARTEEIKQIILDAAGEK; encoded by the coding sequence GTGAAAAAATTTACTCTTGCACTTACTGTGATTCTCGTGATCGCTTCATGTGCTTTTGCGGATCCTACGAGCGATTTATTCAGAGCAGTAAAGAACGAAAACTCAACCCCGCAGGATGTGCGAATCCCAATAAGGCGCGGAGCAGAATTAAATCACAGAAATTCTAACGGCTGGACACCTTTAGACTTGGCCGTAATGAATCCTAATGCAGACGTGATTTATACGTTCCTGAAAGAAGGAGATCAGGAAATTAGAATCAATATGCGCGACGAGTACGGTAACACAGCCCTTATGAAAGCAGCTTACTATAACGACAATCCCGAAGTCGTGAAAATCTTGATTGATTTCGGCGCAGACGTGAACATCAAAAACGACATCGGGCAGACAGCTCTTGATTTCGCGAGAACTGAAGAAATAAAGCAAATAATTCTTGATGCAGCAGGTGAGAAATAA